The following are encoded together in the Desulfovibrio desulfuricans DSM 642 genome:
- a CDS encoding trypsin-like peptidase domain-containing protein: MKTRPIYIQRNLPCRGRSRPGRVEAAAVEGTFAVRLFFLMLAAALLLCTPSRAGAVAADSPRMTPVVRAVQAVAPAVVNITSTHIVEGQRLSPLEQFFGPGFPGLPGFDMPGGRKVRQKRVSLGSGVIVDGEKGLVLTNAHVIAGGDEVMVHLLDGREFPAAVKGADPDFDIAVLQIKGASKLPAVKLGDSGDIMPGETVITIGNPFGFNHTVTTGVVSALGRTIRNKDGAFTDLVQTDAAINPGNSGGPLLNIEGVLIGINTAVDARAEGIGFAIPINKARRVMHDLMSAGRVAPLWLGLDLQDVDGRTAMALGLKDAGGVLVTAVFPGSPAAKVGIAPGDILETINSSPVRDRRDYLDILRNQTAGTPLRLQLLREGGALKIEAIPEPFGDADARALLERRWGFSAAQTAQGVVVRQARADGPASFLRQGDHITAVGSAETRTMEDFLQAFRRERMSGQILLQVVRNGKGYYARLVP; encoded by the coding sequence ATGAAAACCAGACCCATCTATATACAAAGAAATCTGCCTTGCCGTGGGCGTTCGCGCCCAGGGCGGGTAGAAGCGGCGGCAGTTGAGGGAACTTTTGCCGTGCGCCTGTTTTTTTTGATGCTGGCGGCAGCTCTGCTGCTGTGTACTCCTTCCCGGGCTGGAGCAGTAGCGGCGGACAGCCCCCGCATGACGCCTGTGGTGCGCGCAGTGCAGGCCGTTGCCCCGGCGGTTGTGAACATAACGAGCACCCATATAGTTGAAGGGCAGCGGCTTTCGCCACTTGAGCAGTTTTTCGGCCCGGGCTTTCCCGGCTTGCCGGGGTTTGACATGCCCGGCGGGCGTAAAGTGCGACAAAAGCGCGTCAGCCTTGGTTCTGGCGTCATTGTAGACGGAGAAAAAGGCCTTGTGCTCACCAACGCGCATGTTATCGCGGGTGGGGACGAAGTCATGGTGCATCTGCTGGACGGCAGGGAATTTCCCGCCGCCGTCAAAGGGGCTGACCCGGATTTTGACATTGCCGTGCTCCAGATCAAGGGAGCGTCAAAGCTGCCTGCCGTAAAGCTCGGCGATTCAGGCGACATCATGCCGGGCGAGACCGTCATCACCATCGGCAATCCCTTTGGTTTCAACCATACCGTCACCACGGGCGTGGTTTCTGCCCTTGGGCGCACTATCCGCAACAAGGACGGCGCGTTCACCGACCTTGTGCAGACTGACGCAGCCATTAACCCCGGCAACAGCGGCGGCCCGCTGCTGAACATCGAGGGGGTGCTCATAGGCATCAATACGGCCGTGGACGCACGCGCCGAGGGCATCGGCTTTGCAATCCCCATCAACAAGGCCCGCCGCGTCATGCACGACCTCATGAGCGCAGGCCGCGTGGCCCCGCTCTGGCTGGGCCTTGATTTGCAGGATGTGGACGGGCGCACGGCCATGGCCCTGGGCCTCAAGGATGCCGGCGGCGTGCTGGTTACGGCGGTGTTTCCCGGTTCTCCCGCTGCCAAGGTGGGCATAGCGCCCGGCGACATACTTGAAACCATAAATTCTTCACCTGTGCGCGACAGGCGCGATTATCTGGATATTTTGCGCAACCAGACTGCCGGAACCCCCTTGCGGCTGCAACTGCTGCGTGAGGGCGGGGCGTTGAAGATCGAGGCCATCCCCGAACCCTTTGGCGATGCGGATGCACGCGCCCTGCTGGAGCGCCGCTGGGGATTCAGCGCAGCCCAAACCGCGCAGGGCGTGGTGGTGCGTCAGGCCAGGGCAGACGGCCCGGCATCATTTTTGCGCCAAGGCGACCACATAACAGCGGTGGGCTCTGCCGAAACCAGAACCATGGAAGATTTTTTACAGGCTTTCAGAAGAGAGCGCATGTCCGGGCAGATTTTGTTGCAGGTTGTGCGCAACGGCAAAGGCTATTACGCGCGTCTTGTGCCATAA
- a CDS encoding ferredoxin — protein sequence MGYNVNVDVDKCVGCGECVDVCPVEVYEIKDGKSEAVNAEECLGCESCVEVCEVSAITVEEN from the coding sequence ATGGGTTATAATGTTAATGTTGACGTTGACAAGTGCGTGGGCTGTGGCGAATGCGTGGACGTGTGCCCCGTTGAAGTTTACGAAATCAAGGACGGCAAGTCCGAAGCCGTAAACGCCGAAGAATGCCTGGGCTGTGAATCCTGTGTGGAAGTTTGCGAAGTCAGCGCTATCACCGTTGAAGAAAACTAG
- a CDS encoding tetratricopeptide repeat protein has protein sequence MKARYDDLDEYIADLKAEIAQNEQCATHYYNLGLALLTKRDFVAAEEALLNAVRNSPHLAEAYVQLGGICLERGDLDGCLRYNEEAANCRAKFPVPWGNIAFVHLQRGEPDKAITALNKALKWDPTFVQARNALSTAYYMKGDFAACETACKEVIKQQPGFAPAWNNLALAQFEMEQYADAAESAKKAQALGFEVPEGFLEELKAKGV, from the coding sequence ATGAAAGCTCGCTACGATGACCTGGATGAATACATTGCCGATCTGAAGGCGGAAATTGCCCAGAACGAGCAGTGCGCTACCCATTACTACAATCTTGGTCTGGCCCTGCTGACCAAGCGCGACTTTGTGGCTGCTGAAGAAGCCCTGCTGAACGCGGTGCGCAATTCGCCGCATCTGGCGGAAGCCTATGTGCAGCTGGGCGGCATCTGCCTTGAACGCGGCGACCTTGACGGCTGCCTGCGCTACAATGAGGAAGCTGCCAACTGCCGCGCCAAATTCCCAGTGCCGTGGGGCAACATTGCCTTTGTGCACCTGCAACGCGGCGAACCGGACAAGGCCATCACGGCCCTGAACAAGGCCCTCAAGTGGGATCCCACCTTTGTGCAGGCCCGGAATGCGCTTTCCACCGCCTATTATATGAAGGGCGACTTTGCGGCTTGCGAAACAGCCTGCAAGGAAGTGATCAAGCAGCAGCCCGGTTTTGCCCCGGCCTGGAACAATCTGGCGCTGGCGCAGTTTGAAATGGAACAGTATGCCGACGCCGCAGAATCCGCCAAAAAGGCGCAGGCTCTGGGCTTTGAAGTGCCGGAAGGCTTTCTTGAAGAGCTTAAGGCCAAGGGCGTCTAA
- a CDS encoding YigZ family protein, producing MTRYAVPDVAPQHPHCTEIVIRRSRFLAQCAHTPDAATARAFVEQVRRQRADATHNCWAYAAGAPGNTAQIGSSDDGEPHGTAGRPMLQIVLHSGIGELCVVVSRWFGGVKLGTGGLVRAYQDSVRENLADLPVRQRVPETSLQLTVAYAHLDALRRMLPTYEARLESEDYQAEARLQLRLPAEHVEAFQIALAGVSNGAARCSNLTDSDTA from the coding sequence ATGACGCGCTATGCCGTGCCTGATGTTGCGCCGCAACACCCGCACTGCACAGAAATCGTTATCCGCCGCAGCCGCTTTCTGGCCCAGTGCGCCCATACGCCGGATGCGGCAACAGCGCGGGCCTTTGTGGAACAGGTACGCCGGCAGCGCGCCGATGCAACGCACAACTGCTGGGCATATGCCGCTGGCGCGCCGGGAAATACTGCGCAGATCGGCTCGTCAGATGATGGAGAACCCCACGGCACTGCTGGCAGGCCCATGCTGCAAATTGTGCTGCACAGCGGCATCGGCGAATTGTGCGTGGTGGTGAGCCGCTGGTTTGGCGGGGTCAAGCTTGGCACAGGCGGTCTTGTGCGGGCCTATCAGGACAGTGTGCGCGAAAATCTGGCCGACCTGCCCGTGAGGCAGCGCGTGCCGGAAACCAGTTTGCAGCTTACCGTTGCCTACGCGCACCTTGATGCCCTGCGCCGCATGTTGCCAACCTACGAAGCCCGCCTTGAAAGTGAAGACTATCAGGCTGAGGCCAGATTGCAACTGCGATTGCCCGCCGAACACGTGGAGGCCTTTCAGATCGCGCTGGCGGGCGTGAGCAATGGCGCGGCCCGGTGCAGTAATCTTACGGACAGCGACACCGCCTGA
- a CDS encoding cupin domain-containing protein, whose product MNAQEIISYFGMRPHPEGGFYHRTYEAPQILTADEMPCGFIGPRPVSTAILFLLEQGQYSRLHRIRQDELWHFHLGGPLRLACIDTHGQPREVILGPNIMAGQHVQFTIPGGCWFGATPAPGSEFALVGCTVSPGFDMEDLRLGQPEELTLRYPNAKDCIREFCPPLNDAQRAACRRCGDDE is encoded by the coding sequence ATGAACGCCCAAGAAATCATATCCTATTTCGGCATGCGGCCCCACCCCGAAGGGGGGTTCTATCACCGCACATACGAAGCTCCGCAAATTCTTACGGCGGATGAAATGCCCTGTGGTTTTATAGGGCCAAGACCCGTATCAACAGCCATTCTTTTTCTGCTTGAGCAGGGGCAATATTCGCGTTTGCACCGCATCAGGCAGGATGAACTGTGGCATTTCCACCTTGGCGGCCCCTTGCGCCTGGCCTGTATTGATACCCACGGGCAACCGCGCGAAGTGATCCTTGGCCCGAATATTATGGCGGGGCAACACGTGCAGTTTACCATTCCCGGCGGCTGCTGGTTTGGCGCAACGCCTGCGCCAGGCAGCGAGTTTGCGCTTGTGGGCTGCACGGTTTCACCGGGCTTTGACATGGAAGACCTGCGCCTCGGCCAGCCGGAAGAGCTGACCCTGCGCTACCCCAATGCAAAAGACTGCATACGCGAATTCTGCCCGCCTCTGAACGACGCCCAGCGCGCCGCCTGTAGAAGATGCGGTGACGACGAATGA
- a CDS encoding rubrerythrin family protein — MSTTQENLMAAFAGESQANRKYLAFAVAADKEGMHQVAKLFRAAAAAETVHAHAHLKNAGKIGNTMANLKSAIEGETYEFTTMYPDMIKQAQAEGQSAVAKYFDFANQVEEIHAKLYKKALENPAALPATDYYVCKVCGYTHEGPCDACPVCGAWRHIADKIRMTGLDADWQ; from the coding sequence ATGAGCACCACACAAGAAAATTTGATGGCGGCCTTTGCCGGCGAATCCCAGGCCAACCGCAAGTACCTTGCCTTTGCTGTCGCTGCCGACAAGGAAGGCATGCACCAGGTTGCCAAGCTGTTCCGCGCTGCTGCGGCTGCTGAAACCGTTCACGCTCATGCCCACCTCAAGAATGCTGGCAAAATCGGCAACACCATGGCCAACCTCAAGTCGGCCATCGAAGGTGAAACCTACGAATTCACCACCATGTACCCCGACATGATCAAGCAGGCCCAGGCCGAAGGCCAGAGCGCCGTTGCCAAGTATTTTGATTTTGCCAATCAGGTGGAAGAAATCCACGCCAAGCTCTACAAAAAGGCTCTGGAAAATCCCGCCGCTCTGCCCGCCACCGATTATTACGTGTGCAAGGTTTGCGGCTATACCCATGAAGGCCCCTGCGACGCGTGTCCTGTGTGCGGCGCCTGGCGGCATATCGCGGATAAAATCCGCATGACCGGGCTTGACGCAGACTGGCAATAG
- a CDS encoding S41 family peptidase — translation MRLLVRLSLLVLLLAVGGVVALPGAPQCAEKKETSKEAPSKFDALKRFSQVLDLVERYYVRDVTQGDLINGAVKGMLQGLDPHSTFMNAEEYKEMQETTSGEFFGIGIEISMENGQVTVVTPIEDTPAYRAGLKSGDIILSINGQPAQELSLQEVVSRIRGPKGSEVELAILHSDAKAPQTVRLVRDAIPLISVKSKKLEDGYYWIRLTRFSERTTEELRDALKAAEKETKNSGGIKGIVLDLRNNPGGLLDQAVSVSDTFLDKGVVVSIKGRRDNTDRVYEAKKQGDDIHAPMVVLINAGSASASEIVAGALRDQKRALTVGERSFGKGSVQNIIPLSDGSGLKLTVALYYTPSGSSIQAEGVVPDVEVPFEAPRTDDKDNSRLMVREQDLNRHIENGKDKKSSKAKNSKEDAAEQLARDNQLRMALQMVKSLPKMREIRN, via the coding sequence ATGCGTCTTCTTGTCCGTCTTAGCCTTCTTGTGCTTCTGCTTGCCGTGGGCGGCGTGGTCGCCCTGCCGGGCGCACCCCAGTGCGCCGAAAAAAAGGAAACGTCCAAGGAAGCCCCCAGTAAGTTTGATGCGCTCAAGCGCTTCAGTCAGGTTCTTGATCTGGTGGAGCGTTATTACGTGCGTGATGTGACGCAGGGCGACCTTATCAATGGCGCGGTCAAAGGCATGCTCCAGGGCCTTGACCCGCACTCCACCTTTATGAACGCCGAAGAATACAAAGAAATGCAGGAGACCACCTCCGGCGAATTCTTTGGTATTGGCATAGAAATTTCCATGGAGAACGGTCAGGTTACAGTGGTGACTCCCATTGAGGACACCCCTGCGTACCGGGCCGGGCTCAAATCTGGCGATATTATTCTGTCCATCAACGGGCAGCCCGCGCAGGAACTCTCGTTGCAGGAAGTTGTTTCCCGCATTCGTGGCCCCAAGGGTTCGGAGGTGGAGCTTGCCATCCTGCACAGCGATGCCAAGGCTCCGCAGACTGTCCGCCTTGTGCGCGATGCCATTCCGCTTATCAGCGTGAAGTCCAAGAAGCTCGAGGACGGGTATTACTGGATTCGCCTCACGCGTTTTTCTGAGCGCACCACCGAAGAACTGCGCGACGCTCTTAAGGCGGCAGAAAAGGAAACCAAGAATTCCGGCGGCATCAAGGGTATTGTGCTTGACCTGCGCAATAACCCCGGCGGGCTGCTTGATCAGGCCGTGAGCGTTTCTGACACGTTCCTCGACAAGGGCGTCGTCGTTTCCATCAAGGGACGGCGCGACAATACTGACCGTGTGTACGAAGCCAAAAAGCAGGGCGATGATATCCACGCCCCCATGGTTGTGCTGATCAACGCCGGTTCCGCCTCCGCCTCTGAAATCGTGGCTGGCGCCCTGCGCGACCAGAAGCGCGCCCTCACAGTGGGTGAGCGTTCATTCGGCAAGGGATCCGTGCAGAACATCATCCCGCTCTCTGACGGCTCCGGCCTCAAGCTTACTGTTGCCCTGTACTACACGCCCAGCGGCAGCTCCATTCAGGCCGAAGGCGTTGTGCCTGATGTGGAAGTGCCGTTTGAAGCCCCCCGCACGGACGACAAGGATAACTCCCGCCTTATGGTGCGCGAGCAGGATCTGAACCGTCACATTGAAAACGGCAAGGATAAAAAATCTTCCAAGGCCAAGAACAGCAAGGAAGATGCCGCCGAGCAGCTCGCGCGCGACAACCAGTTGCGCATGGCCCTGCAAATGGTCAAGAGCCTCCCCAAGATGCGGGAAATCAGGAATTAA
- a CDS encoding divergent polysaccharide deacetylase family protein: MRDTKLSDSLLAGSLRFAGGLSASAQLAVGGLLWLICSLAISCWVYWQLEAPAQKQEAASGAALPFAVAHKSAGAHDSGPGFDRALALESVDALLARTLPLALPQAQWQQLALQENLSVETSQLPSGATIPPIPTTSAGQAAYAATYASAADLRQFIVSGPCAPLRLGLALLQGLRDQNSVLERAGVRAEVHWTPQGTLEVLLNHLVYYVVSFPGREGQLSDLAQPLPPEALAIVIDDMGQRLESAEALASLPFPVTLAIWPRSPHAQETAGIALTRRLDCLLHQPMEALPRALHGRPDPGPGALLTSMSAQEVQTVLEENLRILPSVIGLNNHMGSAFTGDISLCRALCSMLGGRGLAVLDSVTRPDPQLALAAREAGLVGLARDVFLDTRRDTAAILSALDAAAARARAQGMAVAIGHPYPETLRALRDWQDKDGVAVVPLRRILWKLAQDGAAVAARSCPANNNMEKE, translated from the coding sequence TTGCGCGACACAAAGTTATCAGACAGCCTTCTGGCCGGATCCTTGCGGTTCGCCGGGGGGCTGTCTGCGTCTGCGCAGCTTGCCGTGGGCGGCCTGCTGTGGCTTATATGTAGCCTGGCCATATCCTGCTGGGTTTATTGGCAACTGGAAGCCCCGGCCCAGAAGCAGGAGGCTGCGTCGGGCGCGGCTTTGCCCTTTGCTGTTGCCCACAAATCCGCAGGCGCGCATGACAGCGGGCCGGGTTTTGACAGGGCGCTGGCTCTGGAAAGTGTGGACGCGTTGCTTGCGCGTACACTCCCGCTGGCCTTACCTCAGGCGCAGTGGCAGCAGCTCGCTTTGCAAGAAAATTTGTCTGTCGAAACATCGCAATTGCCCTCCGGGGCAACCATTCCTCCCATTCCCACCACTTCCGCAGGGCAGGCGGCATATGCCGCTACATATGCCAGCGCGGCGGATCTGCGGCAGTTCATCGTCAGCGGTCCATGCGCGCCACTGCGCCTTGGGCTGGCTCTGCTTCAGGGGCTGCGCGATCAAAATTCTGTTCTGGAAAGGGCAGGAGTGCGCGCCGAGGTGCACTGGACGCCGCAAGGAACGCTTGAAGTCCTACTCAATCATCTGGTATACTATGTTGTTAGCTTTCCTGGTCGGGAGGGGCAGCTTTCAGATTTGGCCCAACCACTGCCGCCGGAGGCCCTGGCTATTGTCATTGATGACATGGGCCAGAGGCTCGAATCCGCAGAAGCTCTTGCCTCGTTGCCGTTTCCGGTGACTCTGGCCATCTGGCCGAGGTCGCCGCATGCGCAGGAAACAGCCGGGATAGCGTTAACCCGTCGGCTTGATTGCCTGTTGCACCAGCCCATGGAGGCCCTGCCTCGGGCCTTGCATGGCAGGCCGGACCCTGGCCCCGGAGCGCTGCTCACCAGTATGAGCGCGCAGGAGGTGCAGACCGTGCTTGAGGAAAATCTGCGGATTTTGCCCTCGGTGATTGGCCTCAACAACCACATGGGGTCAGCTTTTACTGGCGATATTTCGCTGTGCAGAGCACTGTGCAGCATGCTTGGCGGGCGAGGGCTCGCCGTGCTCGACAGTGTGACGCGCCCAGACCCCCAGCTGGCACTTGCGGCCAGAGAGGCGGGGCTGGTCGGCCTTGCACGCGATGTTTTTCTGGATACGCGCCGCGACACTGCGGCTATTCTGTCTGCGCTGGACGCGGCGGCAGCCCGCGCCCGCGCTCAAGGCATGGCTGTGGCCATTGGCCATCCTTATCCTGAAACCCTGCGCGCTCTGCGCGACTGGCAGGACAAGGACGGCGTGGCGGTGGTGCCCTTGCGGCGCATACTCTGGAAACTGGCCCAGGACGGAGCCGCCGTTGCGGCGCGTTCTTGTCCTGCTAACAACAACATGGAAAAGGAGTAA
- the ndk gene encoding nucleoside-diphosphate kinase produces the protein MQSTFAIIKPDAVSRNLTGEILAAMEASGLKIVALKRLRLSKAQVAGFYAVHSERPFFDSLTDYMSSGPVVCVVLRGEDAVPRWRALMGATNPAQAEPGTLRHKYGQSLEANAVHGSDAAETAAFEIGYFFSGLEITE, from the coding sequence ATGCAATCCACTTTCGCCATTATCAAGCCTGACGCAGTTTCGCGCAATCTGACCGGGGAAATTCTGGCTGCCATGGAAGCTTCCGGCCTCAAAATAGTGGCTCTCAAGCGCTTGCGCCTTTCCAAGGCCCAGGTTGCGGGCTTTTATGCCGTCCACAGCGAGCGCCCCTTTTTTGACAGCCTGACCGACTACATGTCTTCCGGCCCGGTGGTTTGCGTTGTATTGCGCGGCGAAGACGCGGTGCCCCGCTGGCGCGCCCTCATGGGGGCCACCAATCCGGCTCAGGCGGAGCCCGGCACCCTGCGTCACAAGTATGGCCAAAGCCTGGAAGCCAATGCTGTTCACGGCTCGGACGCCGCTGAAACCGCGGCTTTTGAAATAGGCTACTTCTTCAGCGGCCTGGAAATAACGGAGTAA
- the proC gene encoding pyrroline-5-carboxylate reductase has protein sequence MALKIGCVGCGNMGGAIMAGLARKGGYELCGFNRTASRMRPLEELGVRVMESPQAVAQAADVLVLGVKPYQAAEVLAQMRPELTAGKTLVSVAAGVSLQRLAEAVEGRCPVVRCMPNTPALVGMGVFALCFDDPDLPDTSKADIQALFGALGVCVELPESKFTAFTALIGAGPAYVFAMMQGLVQAGVTLGFQHKESREMVTALFGGCAKMAEQSTSPIMQLRDDVCSPGGVTIAGVNVLDRAGLAGLLVESVLAANARGKEMES, from the coding sequence ATGGCGCTCAAAATCGGCTGTGTCGGATGCGGCAACATGGGCGGGGCCATCATGGCCGGGCTTGCCCGCAAGGGCGGCTACGAACTGTGCGGTTTCAACAGAACCGCTTCACGCATGCGCCCGCTTGAAGAGCTTGGCGTGCGTGTTATGGAAAGCCCCCAGGCCGTGGCGCAGGCCGCCGACGTGCTGGTGCTGGGCGTTAAACCCTATCAGGCGGCAGAGGTGCTTGCGCAGATGCGCCCAGAGCTGACAGCCGGGAAAACCCTGGTCTCCGTAGCTGCTGGCGTGAGCCTTCAGCGCCTCGCCGAGGCGGTTGAAGGGCGTTGCCCCGTGGTGCGCTGCATGCCCAACACCCCGGCCCTTGTGGGTATGGGTGTGTTCGCCCTCTGCTTTGACGATCCTGACCTGCCCGATACCAGCAAGGCCGACATTCAGGCTTTGTTCGGCGCGTTGGGCGTGTGCGTGGAACTGCCGGAAAGCAAGTTCACGGCGTTCACAGCTCTTATCGGGGCAGGGCCTGCCTATGTGTTTGCCATGATGCAGGGGCTGGTGCAGGCTGGCGTTACCCTTGGTTTTCAGCATAAAGAATCGCGCGAGATGGTTACTGCCCTTTTTGGCGGATGCGCCAAAATGGCCGAGCAGAGCACCTCGCCCATCATGCAGTTGCGTGACGATGTCTGCTCCCCCGGCGGGGTGACTATCGCGGGCGTGAACGTGCTTGACCGCGCAGGCCTTGCAGGCCTGCTGGTGGAATCCGTGCTGGCCGCCAACGCGCGCGGCAAGGAAATGGAAAGCTGA
- a CDS encoding AMIN domain-containing protein — MNKVILGLLVAVCVLGMALIMLNERMRKPEPANPAGIIAPVTSPDAAPPADAGNQSATSPSLHLPPQTQSGIPDLNASSEAPARAPIPSLKPEEKSAPASSAATAEPQPAVAKPVVQPKPVTPVTEKTSPAAEPAKEKAAKAAPQHKNITKFVVLARDKGATVRLVGAAPIVYKNMQLSGPERLVIDLDGKWQVKAPGVPKNPAVTNVRIGKSDDKTRIVIDLTGKIQPKFTLSKDGHTLDIRLDH, encoded by the coding sequence ATGAACAAAGTAATTCTCGGTCTTCTTGTGGCAGTGTGTGTTCTGGGCATGGCGCTTATCATGCTCAATGAACGCATGCGCAAGCCTGAACCAGCAAACCCCGCAGGCATTATCGCGCCTGTCACCTCCCCGGATGCGGCCCCGCCCGCCGATGCTGGCAACCAGTCCGCCACGTCTCCTTCCCTGCATCTGCCCCCGCAGACCCAGAGCGGCATTCCTGATCTCAACGCCAGCAGCGAAGCCCCGGCCCGCGCGCCCATCCCCAGCCTTAAACCGGAGGAAAAGAGCGCCCCGGCGAGTAGCGCCGCCACTGCCGAACCCCAGCCAGCCGTTGCCAAGCCAGTGGTGCAGCCCAAACCTGTGACCCCTGTCACGGAAAAGACATCGCCAGCGGCAGAACCCGCGAAGGAGAAAGCCGCCAAGGCCGCGCCGCAGCACAAGAACATCACCAAGTTTGTGGTTCTTGCACGCGACAAGGGCGCAACAGTGCGCCTCGTGGGTGCTGCGCCCATTGTCTACAAAAATATGCAGCTCAGCGGCCCTGAACGTCTGGTTATTGATCTGGACGGCAAGTGGCAGGTCAAGGCGCCCGGCGTACCCAAGAACCCTGCGGTGACCAACGTGCGCATTGGCAAGAGCGATGACAAAACACGCATTGTCATTGACCTGACGGGCAAGATTCAGCCCAAGTTCACGCTTTCAAAGGATGGGCACACCCTGGACATCCGCCTGGATCACTAG
- a CDS encoding tetratricopeptide repeat protein, which produces MQELNAAFQPVAEVERINAKTFSQSFKAEHNILAMPVITPDLSHFESAPPAPAPHQPDAAAEQPVLKAGAPKAKTGSAPLQTLSKAKLPESVEVAPEQPDMGLIPFPSRTATGVTAVHYDEGPAPAAAAAPKRAYDLEAARKAKMVESKLRETFRQTLLRLKRPRERKAALLALEQLAQTKDGIIPAHKHMFRDFGVRLRQNSQPDLALLFSRKAVELAPEDDHAHFNLARILCSLGLYDEAATHIGTALSMSSGEPLYFKLLEHIRELKRTRSAGKPTPQR; this is translated from the coding sequence GTGCAGGAACTCAACGCCGCGTTCCAGCCTGTGGCAGAGGTGGAACGCATAAACGCAAAAACCTTTTCCCAGTCATTCAAGGCAGAGCACAATATTTTGGCTATGCCTGTGATCACGCCGGATCTCAGCCATTTTGAATCCGCCCCGCCCGCGCCAGCGCCCCACCAACCGGATGCTGCGGCAGAACAACCTGTCCTCAAGGCAGGCGCGCCCAAGGCCAAAACAGGGAGCGCGCCGCTCCAGACGCTTTCAAAGGCTAAACTGCCCGAATCTGTTGAAGTTGCCCCCGAGCAGCCCGATATGGGTCTTATTCCCTTTCCTTCCCGCACCGCCACCGGCGTCACCGCTGTTCACTATGACGAAGGCCCAGCGCCAGCTGCCGCTGCCGCGCCCAAGAGGGCCTACGACCTTGAAGCCGCCCGCAAGGCCAAGATGGTGGAGTCAAAGCTGCGGGAGACTTTTCGCCAGACATTGCTGCGCCTCAAACGCCCGCGCGAGCGCAAGGCAGCACTGCTTGCCCTTGAGCAGCTGGCGCAGACCAAGGACGGCATCATACCCGCCCACAAGCATATGTTCCGTGATTTTGGCGTACGTCTGCGCCAGAATTCCCAGCCCGACCTCGCCCTGCTTTTTTCACGCAAGGCAGTGGAACTGGCCCCCGAGGACGATCACGCCCACTTCAACCTGGCGCGCATTCTCTGTTCGCTTGGCCTGTATGACGAAGCCGCCACCCACATCGGCACGGCTTTGAGCATGTCCAGCGGAGAGCCTCTCTACTTCAAGCTGTTGGAACACATCCGCGAACTCAAACGGACGCGCAGCGCTGGCAAGCCCACGCCCCAGCGCTGA
- a CDS encoding hydrogenase maturation nickel metallochaperone HypA, whose translation MHEMSIAQSLLQMAEDEIARQGCTRLEVVNVTYGSLSGVVPESLQFCFEVMVQGTPHEGARLELTELPLRLRCSACGKVFGGEGQDALWLPCPDCGEQFGHVVEQGRELYLNRLEAS comes from the coding sequence ATGCACGAAATGTCCATAGCACAAAGCCTGTTGCAGATGGCTGAGGATGAAATAGCCCGTCAGGGTTGCACTCGTCTGGAAGTTGTGAACGTCACGTACGGCTCACTTTCAGGTGTTGTGCCCGAGTCGCTGCAATTCTGTTTTGAAGTCATGGTGCAGGGTACCCCGCACGAAGGCGCGCGCCTGGAGCTTACCGAGCTTCCGCTACGGCTGCGCTGCTCCGCATGCGGTAAAGTTTTTGGCGGGGAGGGGCAGGATGCACTCTGGCTGCCGTGCCCCGATTGCGGCGAGCAGTTCGGGCATGTGGTTGAGCAGGGCAGGGAACTGTATCTCAACCGTCTGGAAGCCAGCTAA